In Sporosarcina psychrophila, a genomic segment contains:
- a CDS encoding sulfate ABC transporter substrate-binding protein produces the protein MKKNTTIIKFLVGITATVGILTGCGGTEKSGDQTASAEKKNSVELLNVSYDPTRELYEEFNKEFAAHWKDETGQEVTIQQSHGGSGKQGRAVIDGLEADVVTLALAYDIDEVAAARDLLAENWQTRLENNSTPYTSTIVFLVRKGNPQGIKDWDDLTKKGVSVITPNPKTSGGARWNYLAAWAYANKKFNGDETKVKEFVGDLYKNVEVLDSGARGSTTTFVERGIGDVLLAWENEAFLTLNELGKGEFEIIVPSLSILAEPPVAVVDKIVKKKGTEEVAQAYLEYLYTETGQEIAAKNYYRPRDPEVLKKYADQFPDINFVTIDDDFGGWKEAQEKHFNDGGTFDEIYLP, from the coding sequence ATGAAGAAAAATACGACAATAATCAAGTTTTTGGTGGGCATCACTGCAACGGTTGGGATTTTAACAGGATGTGGTGGTACTGAAAAAAGTGGGGATCAAACTGCCTCTGCCGAAAAGAAGAATTCAGTCGAGCTGTTAAATGTATCCTACGATCCAACGCGTGAGTTATACGAGGAGTTTAATAAAGAATTTGCTGCACATTGGAAAGATGAAACCGGACAGGAAGTGACTATTCAGCAGTCGCATGGTGGATCAGGAAAACAAGGTCGAGCAGTAATTGACGGTCTAGAAGCAGACGTTGTCACACTGGCCCTTGCTTACGATATTGACGAAGTCGCCGCCGCCCGTGACCTGCTAGCAGAAAACTGGCAAACTAGATTGGAAAATAACTCAACACCATACACGTCAACGATTGTTTTCCTAGTTCGAAAAGGCAATCCACAAGGCATTAAAGATTGGGATGACTTAACGAAAAAAGGTGTTTCGGTTATAACACCAAATCCGAAAACATCAGGCGGTGCTCGTTGGAATTACTTGGCGGCTTGGGCTTATGCGAATAAGAAATTTAATGGGGATGAAACGAAAGTGAAAGAATTTGTTGGCGATCTTTATAAAAACGTTGAAGTACTAGATTCTGGGGCTCGCGGTTCAACGACAACTTTTGTTGAACGGGGTATTGGGGATGTATTGCTTGCTTGGGAGAATGAAGCCTTCTTAACGTTAAATGAACTTGGAAAAGGTGAATTTGAAATTATCGTCCCATCACTCAGTATTTTAGCAGAGCCGCCAGTTGCAGTTGTGGATAAAATCGTCAAGAAGAAAGGCACAGAAGAAGTCGCACAGGCCTATCTGGAATACCTGTATACAGAAACTGGACAGGAAATTGCAGCGAAAAACTACTATCGTCCACGTGACCCAGAGGTATTAAAAAAATATGCAGATCAATTCCCAGACATTAACTTCGTTACAATTGACGATGATTTCGGTGGTTGGAAAGAAGCCCAGGAAAAACACTTTAATGACGGCGGCACCTTCGATGAAATTTACCTACCGTAG
- a CDS encoding sporulation histidine kinase inhibitor Sda, with translation MSKLPDDLLIESYFKAKDIKLCPHFIQLLEAEIRRRSLHYEVQLSS, from the coding sequence ATGAGTAAATTACCTGATGACTTGTTGATTGAATCCTATTTCAAGGCAAAAGACATCAAACTATGCCCTCACTTTATTCAATTGTTAGAAGCGGAAATTCGTCGACGCTCTTTACACTATGAAGTTCAACTTTCTTCTTGA
- a CDS encoding VOC family protein → MAVDVYLNFNGNCREVVNFYAEVFGIENPKIMTFGEMPPNPEYPLPEEAKDLVMHSRLNISGSNVMFSDVFPGMPFIEGNNISLAIVSKDLEEITSASSKLKEGGKVVMELQETPWSKSYGQLTDKFGIIWQFNYDSGETFM, encoded by the coding sequence ATGGCTGTTGATGTTTATCTTAATTTTAACGGGAATTGTCGTGAAGTGGTGAATTTTTATGCTGAGGTATTTGGAATAGAAAACCCGAAAATAATGACATTCGGAGAAATGCCGCCTAATCCGGAATATCCACTTCCAGAAGAAGCGAAAGATCTTGTTATGCACTCCCGTCTGAATATTAGCGGAAGCAATGTTATGTTTTCAGATGTATTTCCTGGAATGCCATTTATTGAAGGCAATAACATTAGCCTCGCAATCGTTAGTAAGGATTTAGAAGAGATTACATCTGCATCTAGTAAACTGAAAGAAGGCGGCAAAGTAGTTATGGAACTCCAAGAGACACCCTGGAGCAAATCCTACGGCCAATTAACGGACAAGTTCGGGATTATTTGGCAATTTAATTACGACAGTGGAGAAACTTTCATGTGA
- a CDS encoding polysaccharide deacetylase family protein yields the protein MKKFILFLLLLLVACPTFIEATEASTVKSIKITETTPVFDDYQKVAVFLKGTSHTVVNESNLFYHTFIGNDQVKLSKKKAVIIKDLPNNWKAAHPVRAKTSKPVQVLDRPTIKANSIGHIQPNMTINVQRLKGNYYPVLIGGKTGYIHKNELLIEPGIPVLMYHDLVRSKTDQNASTLEIAKFKEQMDYLKANNWTTITPQQLESWVAKKGTLPKKSVLITFDDGYKSTIDLAYPILKSHGFQATSFLITSRIDRISTVSEQDIIQTQDVYSYQNHTHLFHMFNSFTNLSLLQYESELAIFEDIQTANETIEQIIGGDYQVMAHAYPYGKRSLAAIYALQSAGITSAYTIDEGNVFQGDSLFDLKRQRIHSNMNLKQFADKLQGR from the coding sequence TTGAAGAAATTTATACTGTTTTTACTACTATTACTTGTAGCATGTCCAACTTTCATAGAAGCAACTGAAGCATCAACTGTAAAATCGATAAAAATTACCGAAACCACTCCTGTTTTCGATGACTACCAGAAGGTCGCTGTATTCCTAAAAGGTACTTCACACACCGTGGTGAATGAATCAAACCTTTTTTATCATACGTTCATTGGAAACGATCAAGTTAAACTCTCGAAAAAGAAAGCTGTAATTATTAAAGATCTCCCGAATAACTGGAAAGCTGCACATCCAGTTCGAGCCAAGACTTCAAAACCTGTACAAGTCTTAGATCGACCGACAATTAAAGCGAATAGCATTGGACACATCCAACCGAATATGACGATTAATGTACAAAGATTAAAGGGTAATTATTATCCCGTCTTAATAGGTGGTAAAACGGGGTATATACATAAGAACGAGCTGCTCATCGAACCTGGTATCCCTGTCTTGATGTATCACGATCTTGTGCGTAGTAAAACCGACCAAAATGCATCAACATTAGAAATTGCTAAGTTTAAAGAGCAGATGGACTATTTGAAGGCAAACAACTGGACGACAATCACTCCACAACAGTTAGAATCTTGGGTTGCTAAAAAGGGGACACTCCCAAAGAAGTCTGTTCTTATCACATTCGATGACGGCTACAAATCGACAATTGACTTAGCCTATCCTATTTTGAAAAGTCACGGATTCCAAGCTACTTCTTTCCTGATTACAAGTCGTATCGATCGAATTAGCACGGTTTCAGAACAAGATATCATTCAGACACAGGATGTCTATTCTTATCAAAACCACACACATTTATTCCATATGTTTAATTCATTTACCAACCTTAGCCTGTTACAATATGAATCGGAACTAGCAATCTTTGAGGACATCCAAACAGCAAATGAAACCATCGAACAAATTATTGGCGGGGACTATCAAGTCATGGCCCACGCATACCCGTATGGAAAACGCAGTTTGGCGGCAATTTACGCCTTACAATCCGCCGGTATAACGAGTGCGTATACAATTGATGAGGGCAATGTCTTCCAGGGAGATTCCCTCTTCGATCTAAAACGTCAGCGCATTCACTCCAACATGAACTTAAAGCAATTTGCGGATAAATTGCAAGGAAGATAA
- a CDS encoding YIP1 family protein, whose product MHCINCGHEQSEGKFCAVCGVVLGDILIEGEQTRNRSSARYNQQSNEYIEKVKNASKMYWNYFLNYLRQPSLALKQGEKEFLNGIINIVTMAFFIGLFLFTSMKRVASSFLEASHELSFTSVIGSSLLFVFISTAIIIASLFLTIKFLGSEHSFKSIAGIYGTHLIPSTFLVLISFILLLLKAYTYSNFLLSFALLFAFFIIPLYILIKLLTKAEEGIDPLYCVLAYIVIFGIAFSIYLFLLEGSLIVNVLNGWMVGKL is encoded by the coding sequence TTGCACTGCATAAATTGCGGACATGAACAAAGTGAAGGTAAATTCTGTGCGGTTTGTGGCGTGGTTTTGGGCGACATTCTGATTGAAGGGGAGCAAACTAGAAATCGGTCATCTGCAAGATATAACCAACAATCAAATGAATACATCGAAAAGGTTAAAAATGCATCTAAAATGTACTGGAACTATTTCCTGAACTATTTGAGGCAACCTTCACTGGCGCTTAAACAAGGTGAAAAGGAGTTTTTGAATGGCATAATAAATATAGTAACTATGGCATTTTTTATTGGCTTATTTTTATTTACCTCCATGAAACGTGTTGCATCGTCATTTCTTGAAGCTTCGCACGAACTGTCATTTACCTCAGTGATTGGTAGTTCTTTATTATTTGTGTTTATCAGCACAGCAATTATTATCGCATCATTGTTCCTAACGATTAAGTTTCTCGGTTCTGAACACTCATTCAAAAGTATCGCTGGCATTTACGGAACGCATCTTATCCCATCCACATTCCTCGTATTGATATCCTTTATTTTGCTCCTATTAAAAGCGTACACCTACAGTAACTTTCTTCTATCGTTTGCACTCCTATTTGCATTTTTTATCATACCGCTGTATATTCTGATAAAATTACTGACCAAAGCAGAAGAGGGGATTGATCCGCTGTACTGTGTCCTCGCCTATATTGTCATTTTTGGAATTGCTTTTTCGATCTACCTTTTTCTTTTAGAAGGTTCTTTAATTGTTAATGTGTTGAATGGGTGGATGGTAGGCAAACTGTGA
- a CDS encoding Na+/H+ antiporter NhaC family protein produces the protein MTKLKVKKGNPFALFPLLVFVLLFIGTGIFTKDFSNMPLNVAILIAAAIALMMNRKEKLSSKVETFTKGAGHPNIILMAVIFILAGAFSAVASGMGAVESTVNLGLSLLPTNLLMVGLFVIGCFISISMGTSMGTVVALAPIGIGIASQTGIPLALAMATVIGGAMFGDNLSMISDTTIAAVRTQNIKMKDKFKVNFLIVLPGAIATALILGIITRGNVADLSGDYQYELFKILPYIAVFVAALLGAHVLVVLLGGTLFAGIIGMIDGSYSFGGFLQLVAEGIISMEDLAIIAILIGGVVEIIKHNGGIDYLLYVITSKIKSKKGAEFGIAGLVSMANIATANNTISIIITGPLAKSIADEYEIDPRKSASLLDMFASSWQGILPYGGQMLAAAGLAAISPVSIIPYSFYPVLIGICGVVAILIGYPKFRQTDKSEKTVMISPNQLK, from the coding sequence ATGACAAAACTTAAAGTGAAAAAGGGAAATCCCTTTGCGCTTTTTCCATTACTTGTTTTTGTGTTGCTATTTATCGGCACGGGGATTTTCACAAAAGACTTTTCAAATATGCCATTGAATGTAGCGATACTAATCGCAGCCGCTATCGCTTTGATGATGAATAGAAAAGAAAAGTTGTCCAGTAAAGTGGAGACATTTACTAAGGGTGCTGGCCATCCGAATATTATATTAATGGCTGTCATCTTTATTTTAGCGGGTGCATTTTCTGCAGTTGCTAGCGGAATGGGAGCGGTAGAATCCACTGTTAACCTTGGCTTATCCCTATTACCAACGAATTTGTTGATGGTTGGATTGTTCGTTATTGGCTGCTTTATTTCGATTTCAATGGGAACGTCAATGGGGACCGTTGTTGCATTGGCTCCGATTGGAATAGGGATTGCGAGTCAAACGGGTATCCCGCTTGCATTGGCGATGGCGACGGTAATCGGCGGTGCAATGTTTGGTGATAACTTGTCGATGATTTCAGACACGACAATTGCGGCGGTTAGGACACAAAATATAAAAATGAAAGACAAGTTTAAAGTAAACTTCTTGATTGTTTTGCCTGGGGCAATTGCTACAGCGCTTATTCTAGGTATAATCACACGAGGTAATGTAGCGGATTTGAGTGGGGACTATCAGTATGAGTTGTTTAAAATACTCCCTTATATCGCGGTATTTGTAGCGGCGTTATTAGGTGCACATGTGCTGGTTGTTTTGCTTGGTGGAACGCTATTTGCTGGAATTATCGGGATGATTGATGGGTCTTACAGTTTCGGTGGTTTTTTACAACTAGTTGCTGAAGGGATTATTAGTATGGAGGATTTAGCAATCATTGCAATCTTAATCGGTGGCGTCGTTGAGATTATCAAACATAACGGCGGTATTGATTATCTTTTATATGTCATTACGAGCAAAATTAAATCGAAAAAAGGGGCTGAGTTTGGGATTGCTGGTTTAGTTAGTATGGCTAATATCGCCACCGCGAATAATACGATATCGATTATTATTACTGGGCCATTAGCAAAAAGTATCGCGGATGAATATGAGATCGACCCAAGGAAGTCAGCTAGTTTACTTGATATGTTCGCAAGTAGCTGGCAGGGGATTTTGCCTTATGGAGGGCAAATGCTTGCGGCTGCTGGACTAGCAGCAATATCACCGGTTAGTATTATCCCTTATTCTTTTTATCCTGTCTTAATCGGAATTTGTGGTGTTGTTGCCATTTTAATCGGTTATCCGAAATTTCGCCAGACAGATAAGAGTGAAAAAACGGTTATGATTTCACCTAATCAATTGAAGTGA
- a CDS encoding S41 family peptidase: protein MKISLKSFVLLFAMLFVLLPQVTSASAEPLDEIRQLVRDFYVDDVPESVLSKGTVKEITKHLDPHSVYMSAKEYQGFVNGIEQRIVGIGVVLEEDLKGVKVISVIPEGPAARAEIQPGDVITHVNGKSIVGKSIQTAISLISGEEKTVVTVTIDRIGQRASITKKITREEISLPNVEYEMLGGNIAYIRLNSFAMESSKEMNKAIQSLNGADGWIVDLRNNGGGYITAAQDIAGFFPNTVNAFQLREKNSKPMTYPSTIQPRKFNGPTHVLINEYSASASEMVSATVKEQKTATLYGQTSYGKGTMQAMYGFDDGSVLKMTTARFYSPGGQSVDKVGVKPDVITKKEAELEVSHHDQLLKKLKGYKQLPELVNVPVSKKFTVEMNTTMNWKNSDKKTVQLIQLGGQEIGASIKVVNATTVTVVPNKPLIAGSRYVLVIHPLYKNTQNKPMKQGVYLEVSVK from the coding sequence GTGAAGATAAGCCTGAAATCATTTGTGTTGTTATTTGCCATGCTATTCGTATTACTTCCACAGGTAACTTCCGCGTCAGCAGAACCGCTTGATGAAATCCGGCAATTGGTGCGTGATTTCTATGTCGATGACGTGCCGGAATCGGTGTTGTCTAAGGGCACAGTTAAGGAGATTACAAAGCATCTCGATCCCCATTCCGTCTATATGAGTGCGAAGGAGTACCAAGGATTCGTAAATGGGATTGAGCAGCGGATTGTTGGAATTGGTGTTGTGCTAGAAGAGGATTTGAAAGGTGTCAAAGTCATTTCGGTTATTCCGGAAGGGCCTGCAGCGAGAGCGGAAATACAACCGGGTGATGTGATTACACATGTAAATGGGAAAAGCATCGTAGGGAAGTCAATTCAGACTGCGATATCGTTAATTAGCGGAGAAGAAAAAACAGTGGTTACAGTAACGATTGACCGGATTGGCCAACGAGCTTCAATCACTAAAAAAATTACGCGGGAAGAGATTTCGCTGCCGAATGTTGAATATGAAATGCTTGGCGGCAATATTGCCTATATTCGACTGAACAGTTTTGCGATGGAATCCTCGAAAGAAATGAACAAAGCAATTCAATCTTTAAACGGAGCAGATGGATGGATTGTTGATTTGCGTAACAACGGCGGCGGTTACATAACAGCTGCACAGGACATTGCGGGATTCTTTCCAAATACAGTCAACGCGTTTCAATTAAGGGAAAAGAACAGTAAGCCGATGACTTATCCGTCGACAATTCAACCAAGAAAGTTTAACGGACCAACGCATGTTTTGATTAATGAATACAGTGCGAGTGCTTCGGAAATGGTCTCTGCGACAGTAAAAGAGCAAAAGACGGCTACTTTATACGGTCAAACGAGCTACGGTAAAGGTACGATGCAAGCGATGTATGGATTTGATGATGGTAGTGTGTTGAAAATGACGACTGCAAGATTTTATTCGCCGGGCGGGCAATCAGTGGATAAAGTGGGTGTTAAGCCGGATGTCATAACCAAAAAAGAGGCTGAGCTCGAAGTGTCCCATCATGATCAGTTACTTAAAAAGCTGAAGGGATACAAACAGCTTCCTGAACTTGTGAATGTCCCCGTCAGCAAGAAGTTTACGGTTGAAATGAATACAACAATGAATTGGAAAAATAGCGATAAAAAAACGGTTCAACTTATCCAATTGGGAGGACAAGAAATCGGGGCTTCTATAAAGGTTGTGAATGCAACTACAGTTACTGTTGTTCCGAATAAACCATTGATAGCGGGAAGTAGATATGTACTTGTGATTCATCCGCTTTATAAAAATACGCAAAATAAACCGATGAAACAAGGTGTATACTTAGAAGTATCGGTTAAATAA
- the cysT gene encoding sulfate ABC transporter permease subunit CysT produces MAKKWRLKKHSILPGFGLSLGFTMLYLSLLVLLPLSMIFINTSSMGWSDFWATVTEPRVIASYKISFGTAFAAACINLLFGVLIAWVLVRYSFPGKRIIDGLVDLPFALPTAVAGIALTTLYTEKGWIGQFLSFKVAFTPLGITIALTFIGLPFVVRMVQPVLQNLEREMEEASAILGANRFQTFVRVIVPEILPAAMTGFALAFARAIGEYGSVVFIAGNMPMKTEITPLIIMTKLEQYDYAAATAIGAVMLVFSFAILLFINGLQWWTNRKFVHN; encoded by the coding sequence ATGGCGAAGAAATGGAGATTAAAGAAACATAGTATATTGCCGGGATTTGGGCTGTCGCTCGGATTCACGATGCTGTATCTCAGCTTGCTCGTTTTACTTCCGCTCTCCATGATATTCATTAATACCTCATCAATGGGGTGGTCAGATTTTTGGGCAACGGTAACGGAACCGCGCGTCATTGCATCGTACAAAATAAGTTTTGGTACCGCATTTGCAGCAGCCTGCATTAATCTGCTATTTGGTGTATTGATTGCATGGGTACTCGTTCGCTATTCGTTCCCTGGCAAGCGAATCATTGATGGATTGGTAGATTTACCATTTGCACTTCCAACAGCTGTTGCAGGTATCGCATTAACAACACTGTATACGGAAAAGGGGTGGATTGGTCAGTTTTTATCGTTTAAAGTTGCGTTTACGCCTCTCGGTATTACGATTGCATTAACATTTATCGGCTTGCCATTCGTCGTCCGAATGGTGCAGCCGGTTCTTCAAAATCTTGAACGGGAAATGGAAGAGGCGTCTGCTATTTTAGGCGCGAATCGCTTTCAAACGTTTGTTAGAGTGATTGTTCCAGAAATTTTGCCAGCAGCAATGACAGGTTTTGCTTTAGCATTTGCCCGTGCGATTGGAGAGTATGGCTCGGTGGTTTTCATTGCAGGTAATATGCCGATGAAGACTGAGATAACACCGCTCATTATTATGACAAAACTTGAACAATATGATTATGCTGCTGCTACAGCAATTGGTGCGGTCATGCTCGTTTTCTCATTTGCTATCTTGCTATTTATTAACGGATTGCAGTGGTGGACTAATCGGAAATTTGTTCATAATTAG
- the cysW gene encoding sulfate ABC transporter permease subunit CysW, with the protein MAKQSQVQLVSKNGSKRTTDAQPRVRIPLIAIALGFLLLFLVLPLVAIFIKAFEKGAGVYVAAITDPDALSAIKLTLLVAILTVPLNAIFGIAAAWAITKFEFKGKSLLITLIDLPFAISPVIAGLVFVLLFSAHGLFGEFLFANDIKILFAVPGIVLATLFVTFPFVARELIPLMQAQGTAEEEASLTLGAGGFKTFLHVTLPNIKWGLLYGVILCNARAVGEFGAVSIVSGHIRGLTNTMPLHIEILYNEYQFSAAFAVASLMSILAIITLVLKNFIEWKTSQQG; encoded by the coding sequence ATGGCAAAACAGAGTCAGGTGCAGTTGGTTAGTAAGAATGGGAGCAAGCGGACTACAGATGCTCAGCCTCGGGTTCGTATTCCGCTAATTGCGATTGCACTCGGATTTCTATTGCTTTTTCTAGTATTACCGCTTGTTGCAATCTTTATAAAAGCTTTTGAAAAGGGAGCAGGCGTCTATGTAGCTGCAATTACAGACCCGGACGCACTATCGGCAATCAAACTAACATTACTTGTCGCCATACTTACGGTGCCACTAAACGCGATTTTTGGAATTGCAGCTGCATGGGCAATTACTAAGTTTGAATTTAAAGGGAAGAGTCTTTTAATTACCTTGATTGACTTGCCGTTTGCAATTTCACCAGTTATTGCAGGTCTCGTGTTTGTTTTATTATTCAGTGCCCACGGGTTGTTCGGTGAATTTTTATTTGCAAATGATATTAAAATTCTTTTCGCTGTCCCGGGCATTGTGCTTGCCACATTGTTTGTGACATTTCCGTTTGTTGCACGTGAGTTGATCCCACTTATGCAGGCGCAAGGAACGGCGGAAGAAGAAGCCTCCTTAACACTTGGAGCGGGTGGATTTAAAACATTCTTGCATGTCACGCTGCCAAATATCAAGTGGGGATTATTATACGGAGTCATTCTTTGTAATGCACGTGCAGTTGGTGAATTTGGCGCTGTCTCGATTGTTTCGGGGCATATTCGCGGTCTTACAAACACGATGCCGTTACATATTGAAATTTTGTACAATGAATATCAATTTTCCGCAGCGTTCGCTGTTGCATCTCTTATGTCCATTTTAGCGATTATTACGCTAGTTTTGAAAAACTTCATTGAATGGAAAACAAGTCAGCAAGGATAG
- a CDS encoding DL-endopeptidase inhibitor IseA family protein, whose product MKKLCLFSLSLLLLLCTACQQSAIAEVEESEVHSVKAVEIAANWAATASLVEAGGNYIEGEYKRFNYKGQTYRYMASHLDTKKEMRVELEKSVTKKVAKQFMKDQNFIKQQRRLAQVEVDGGSLLQWSEATAKVVKAKKNKSVFEVSVPVGYTGTFDTFKITYEYVRKSGWRISKLPEYMK is encoded by the coding sequence TTGAAAAAGCTGTGTCTATTTAGCTTGTCGCTATTGCTGTTGTTATGTACTGCTTGCCAGCAATCGGCTATTGCCGAGGTGGAAGAAAGTGAAGTTCATTCGGTAAAAGCGGTGGAAATTGCTGCAAACTGGGCTGCGACGGCGAGTCTTGTGGAAGCAGGTGGGAATTATATAGAAGGGGAATATAAGAGGTTCAACTATAAAGGTCAGACATACCGCTATATGGCTAGCCACTTGGATACGAAGAAGGAAATGAGGGTCGAACTAGAGAAGTCAGTGACAAAAAAAGTTGCCAAACAGTTTATGAAGGACCAAAATTTTATTAAACAACAAAGGAGGTTGGCGCAGGTAGAGGTCGACGGTGGATCGCTTCTTCAGTGGAGTGAGGCGACAGCAAAAGTGGTGAAAGCTAAAAAGAATAAAAGCGTATTTGAAGTGAGTGTACCCGTCGGTTATACAGGCACATTTGATACGTTTAAAATTACGTACGAATACGTGAGGAAATCGGGTTGGCGTATAAGTAAACTTCCAGAATATATGAAATAA
- a CDS encoding S-ribosylhomocysteine lyase, producing the protein MAVVESFLLDHTIVKAPYVRLAGTEQHEKGSTLQKYDLRFLQPNQDAMPTSAVHTLEHLLATYLRDELTGIVDVSPMGCRTGFYMIIWNEHEPKEVAAALTTVLEKVVTTEHIPAVSALECGNYKDHSLFAAQEYAKLVLEAGLSDDPFRD; encoded by the coding sequence ATGGCAGTAGTGGAAAGCTTTTTATTGGATCACACGATAGTAAAAGCTCCTTATGTCCGCTTGGCAGGTACGGAACAACACGAGAAAGGCAGTACTCTTCAAAAATATGACTTACGATTTTTACAACCCAACCAGGACGCAATGCCAACTTCAGCTGTTCATACGCTAGAACATTTACTTGCGACTTACTTACGCGACGAACTGACAGGGATCGTCGACGTTTCACCAATGGGATGCAGAACAGGATTTTACATGATTATTTGGAATGAACATGAGCCTAAAGAAGTTGCCGCCGCTTTAACAACAGTGCTCGAAAAAGTAGTAACGACCGAACACATTCCCGCCGTTTCTGCACTCGAATGTGGCAATTATAAAGATCATTCGCTATTTGCAGCACAAGAGTATGCAAAGTTAGTCCTTGAAGCGGGACTAAGTGACGATCCGTTCCGCGATTAA
- a CDS encoding YezD family protein: MVEKQIDEQWIECIVLSVKEIKCGSVEIVIHDSQIKHIDRLEKRRFSLKSQQLEQ, translated from the coding sequence ATGGTAGAAAAACAAATCGATGAGCAATGGATTGAGTGTATTGTACTGTCAGTGAAAGAAATCAAATGCGGATCGGTGGAAATCGTTATTCATGACTCGCAAATTAAGCATATTGATCGGCTGGAAAAGAGACGGTTTTCTTTAAAAAGTCAACAACTTGAGCAATGA